The genomic segment TAGAAAAGCCAACGGAAATTTACTGTTTAAAAACTGTTTAAGCCAGACCACAAAGAAACAACAGGACTGGGAAAATTAATCCAAAAAGCGAAAATCATAAATTGCAAAAACctatttaatttaatatttaattttaacAAATGTCAGCGACTCTTGATGTTCCCAAAAGACACAAAGTCTCCAACAATAAATCAACCCATTTTAAAACTGATAAGATGAGCAGCCTCCCAAGTAATTACTGCAGAATCATACTGTGACAAAAATACTAGCTTTGGCTGGAAACATCTTGTGATCCAGTGGCTTGTGGATTTGCATCTCTCAGTCTCCTTTCACTAGAGAATCTGATCACCCTGACTGGGGTGTCAGCTAGCTTTGCATGCcctatgaacacacacacacacacacacacacacgttcagaCCACACACCAGGGCAAATCACAGTTGACCCATAGATTATTAATAAACAATTACTAAGCCAAAAAAGCACCTGTTGAACATTTTAAGTTCCACTATGCACCATgaagagaaatacatttttaataaaactaCATAAAATATTCCCAAAGAGAATAGCATGTTTGGTAATTACCATTATACAAGCATGTCTATAAGATTACTCATAGTTTGAAAAAATAACAAATCTATTAATTTTCAGTGACGATCACACTACAGGCTGAGGTCATACAATAGGCTGGCTAAACTTAATTTACATTTCTATAACTACACACCCTCAGCTGACAATAGTGCCTTAGCCTTTACCATGAAAGCCATCGCATCAATCATTGCACAATATTGAACCCGTAACTTTTCTGCTGAATGTCTCGCTCATCACCTGAGCTTTGCCTAAACGCTAACACAGGCCAAGTAGGCTTTGAGAGATCCTGAGATGCTCCGGATAGCTTTGCAGAGCGGTGGGGTTTACCTAGCAGCTGACAGGTATGTGGAGTCACACGGGAACCTAGAGTGGCTCCACCTCAGCGCTGACACCCCACAGTGTAGGGCGCAGGGCGCAGGGCAGGGGAGCCGCATCCCCGGCCCTCCCCACAGGGGCCAACCTTTCATCAGGCTGTTGTCTGAGAAagccctgcctccctccctccctccctccctccctccctccccgcggTGCGGCTCTGACACGAGCCCGCTGTGTTAACCCGCCCTGGTGTTGAGCGCTGGGAGTATGCAGCcgtgtttttccctctctgtttgtttaAGAGCTTAAGATGGTGAACCCCGGTGCTCCGGAGTCCCGGGACCTCATaccactggagctgctcagaGGGCGTCAGTAGAGCCTCAGTCACTGGTTATTTAAGAAAGTTAACATCAgtgtgcagtgatttttttcACTGGAAAAATAGACAAATGTACAGttcaaatatatgatattatatgtAACAAAAGAGGGACACAACTATAAAGAACTGCAGATTTTCTCACCTATCTTTTGAGGAAAATTTGCaatcaaaataaatatcaaTGAGCAATTTCCATGTCATCTGAGTTGGTTATTCCTATCTCTCTGGTTGTATCCAGGGATTATGATGATGACTTATACTTTGCATGCTGAAATCACAGGGCAGCCTTTGCCTGGACGACATTTACATCTCTTAACACAGCTGGCTTGTCCAACCACtggcacaaaacaaacaaggaagCAAGGTAGAAAAACAATACGTAGGTTAAGTTACCACTAAAGAGGTCTTTTAGTGTTAAACGTCAAAACAACATGGCCCATTTTGGACTTTTTAAAATAACCTGAGGTCTACTTTAGAAGTGGATTTGAATATTAAGAGGAAAAGatgtttgtttcagttttacagTTCTGgtcactgaaaaacaaagattcCTGAAGAGAATAAATCTGATAGGTGCAGATAAATACAAAAAGGTAATAAAACTTGATtaacattcaaaataaaaaaaaaattctgtgcaGATTTTTGATCCACAACTAATAAAACGTTTTAGCTCTTctaatcagaaaaaaatactCTGATTCAGAGTCGACCATTTTAAGTCAGATATTTATTGCATTCACAATTctcaaaaacacagaacaaaaatgtcaaaacacttGAAATAGAAATTTTCCACCACAAAGCATGTGCACTTTGTAGAACATGAACAATAGACCCTTATAAAGCTTAGGTATGTCAAGAGCATGTGATATGTTTAGGGGAGGTGTGGTCCCTCAGGTGCAGTGTGGAGGTAATACAGCCTTCAGGTAACTCAGtgactcactctcacacacaccttgaacAACACGCATGGTGCTCTCTCACCTTCACTCTTCAACTTCACCCCGACGACATACTCTGGGAATAAGCAATTGCATTTAATGACACGGAGTCTCTTGGAAAGACAACTAAATTCACCGCTTTCGAAGAACTGCTGATTTCTGGACTCAAAGACAGTGAGTTGTTCAAAGCAAATGTAATCTCTCTCTGGCATGACTGTCTGTTGGGCAGATCTCTTGTTTCGCTTTCCTCTGTCTAAGGTCGAATCTGTTTCCTCAGACATACTGTGGAAGTAGTACTAGTATTGTGCAGCATTTACAGTGAGTTCACTTCTATCATCTATCTTTCTGGGGACATTTTGAACCATCCATGACAATGCCAGTGGTCAAAGTGGAGAAAGATTCTCCAGCAGAGATCTCCTTGCCGGCCTCCAACCCTCCGCCGCAGACTGAGGAGCAGCCCCGAGGCCGCAGGAGGAAGAGGCCGCTGCAGCGAGGGAAGCCCCCCTACAGTTACATCGCACTCATCTCCATGGCCATAGCGAACTCCCCCGACCGCAAGCTGACTTTGGGAGGCATCTACAAGTTCATCACAGAGCGCTTCCCCTTCTACAGGGACAATTCTAAGAAATGGCAGAACTCCATCCGCCATAACTTGACCCTCAATGATTGCTTTATCAAGATCCCTCGGGAACCAGGGCGGCCGGGGAAGGGCAACTACTGGGCCTTGGACCCCAATGCTGAGGACATGTTTGAGAGCGGCAGCTTCCTGAGGCGCAGGAAGAGGTTCAAGCGCTGCGACTTCAGCACCTACACCTCATACGTCCACGAGTCGCCCGTGTTCTCTCCTGTCCAGATTGCCCGATCAGCAGCGTACACCAACTCAGTCTACCCCAACATGGCAGTCAGTCCGACCTACGGGCAGCAGCTGCCTTCCGCCTACTATCCCTCCCCATCACCTCCTGGGTTCGGACCAGGTCAGACCCGCATGTTCAGCATCAACAACCTCATAGGGCACCCGGCTCCAGCCAGCGTACTAGGAGCTCAGGGGCCGGAGGTGATGCAGCAGCCCAGCCGGAGCTTCAGTCCCGAAGGGGCTCCGAATGGATCCAGCCCCTGCAGCCTGGGACCTCCGGGCTTCCAGAGCCAGCCGTGCAGAGGGGCCCTGCCGCCCCGCTCCTCCGCTCACGCTGGGTTCACCTACTCCGGGCCGAACGGCCACccgcaccaccaccaccccacccagGGCTCGTACGGACAGGGCCACCCCCAGGGGTACGGAGTGACGGGACGCCTCCATCCCTCACCCCCAGGGTCTGTGGAGACAGTGGACCATTACGGCAGGGTTTCCCCGGTCCAGTTAGGCT from the Centroberyx gerrardi isolate f3 chromosome 3, fCenGer3.hap1.cur.20231027, whole genome shotgun sequence genome contains:
- the foxe1 gene encoding forkhead box protein E1 isoform X2, which encodes MVKVEKDSPAEISLPASNPPPQTEEQPRGRRRKRPLQRGKPPYSYIALISMAIANSPDRKLTLGGIYKFITERFPFYRDNSKKWQNSIRHNLTLNDCFIKIPREPGRPGKGNYWALDPNAEDMFESGSFLRRRKRFKRCDFSTYTSYVHESPVFSPVQIARSAAYTNSVYPNMAVSPTYGQQLPSAYYPSPSPPGFGPGQTRMFSINNLIGHPAPASVLGAQGPEVMQQPSRSFSPEGAPNGSSPCSLGPPGFQSQPCRGALPPRSSAHAGFTYSGPNGHPHHHHPTQGSYGQGHPQGYGVTGRLHPSPPGSVETVDHYGRVSPVQLGSFSQYNGAAGPIANTGGYLRHPTYPGNMDRFVSAI
- the foxe1 gene encoding forkhead box protein E1 isoform X1 → MTMPVVKVEKDSPAEISLPASNPPPQTEEQPRGRRRKRPLQRGKPPYSYIALISMAIANSPDRKLTLGGIYKFITERFPFYRDNSKKWQNSIRHNLTLNDCFIKIPREPGRPGKGNYWALDPNAEDMFESGSFLRRRKRFKRCDFSTYTSYVHESPVFSPVQIARSAAYTNSVYPNMAVSPTYGQQLPSAYYPSPSPPGFGPGQTRMFSINNLIGHPAPASVLGAQGPEVMQQPSRSFSPEGAPNGSSPCSLGPPGFQSQPCRGALPPRSSAHAGFTYSGPNGHPHHHHPTQGSYGQGHPQGYGVTGRLHPSPPGSVETVDHYGRVSPVQLGSFSQYNGAAGPIANTGGYLRHPTYPGNMDRFVSAI